One genomic region from Salvia hispanica cultivar TCC Black 2014 chromosome 2, UniMelb_Shisp_WGS_1.0, whole genome shotgun sequence encodes:
- the LOC125204159 gene encoding nuclear cap-binding protein subunit 2-like isoform X1, translating to MASLFKDPTKLSAYRDRRFSGTQEEYEEALLTSTTVYVGNMSFYTTEEQVYELFSRAGEIKKMVMGLDKNSKTPCGFCFVMYYSREDAEDTVKYISGTILDDRPIRVDFDWGFQEGRQWGRGRSGGQVRDEYRTDYDPGRGGYGKIVQKELEAQRQLVDYGAGSLDSFAPVMQPNYGRQGGNYGQGGSYRGRDYPRKRHREDDRRGSDFQRRKSDFVYRRNPDNEPRPEKNPRFRESGDSDEEDDDDRKRSS from the exons ATGGCCTCACTTTTCAAG GATCCGACCAAATTGTCGGCGTATAGGGACAGAAGGTTTTCCGGGACGCAGGAAGAGTACGAGGAGGCACTACTGACCTCGACCACCGTCTACGTGGGCAATATGTCGTTTTACACGACGGAGGAGCAGGTTTACGAGCTGTTCTCTCGGGCGGGGGAGATAAAGAAGATGGTCATGGGTTTGGATAAGAACAGCAAGACTCCTTGCGGATTCTGCTTCGTAAT GTACTACTCCAGAGAAGATGCTGAAGATACTGTGAAATATATCAGCGGGACTATTCTCGATGACCGTCCTATTCGTGTTGACTTTGATTGGGGGTTTCAAGAAGGCAGGCAATGGGGACGTGGGCGGAGTGGTGGGCAG GTGCGGGATGAATATCGTACAGACTACGATCCAG GTAGAGGTGGTTATGGAAAAATAGTCCAGAAAGAGTTGGAAGCCCAGAGGCAGTTAGTCGATTATGGTGCTGGATCGCTAGATTCATTTGCACCTGTCATGCAACCAAACT ATGGTAGGCAAGGTGGAAACTACGGTCAAGGGGGCTCCTACCGTGGCAGAG ATTACCCACGCAAGCGACATAGAGAAGATGACCGCCGTGGGTCAGATTTTCAAAGGAGAAAGTCAGACTTCGTGTATCGGAGAAATCCAGATAATGAACCCAGACCT GAAAAAAATCCGCGATTTCGGGAGAGCGGCGATTCAGACGAGGAGGATGATGATGATCGGAAGCGGTCGTCGTAG
- the LOC125204159 gene encoding nuclear cap-binding protein subunit 2-like isoform X2 has translation MSFYTTEEQVYELFSRAGEIKKMVMGLDKNSKTPCGFCFVMYYSREDAEDTVKYISGTILDDRPIRVDFDWGFQEGRQWGRGRSGGQVRDEYRTDYDPGRGGYGKIVQKELEAQRQLVDYGAGSLDSFAPVMQPNYGRQGGNYGQGGSYRGRDYPRKRHREDDRRGSDFQRRKSDFVYRRNPDNEPRPEKNPRFRESGDSDEEDDDDRKRSS, from the exons ATGTCGTTTTACACGACGGAGGAGCAGGTTTACGAGCTGTTCTCTCGGGCGGGGGAGATAAAGAAGATGGTCATGGGTTTGGATAAGAACAGCAAGACTCCTTGCGGATTCTGCTTCGTAAT GTACTACTCCAGAGAAGATGCTGAAGATACTGTGAAATATATCAGCGGGACTATTCTCGATGACCGTCCTATTCGTGTTGACTTTGATTGGGGGTTTCAAGAAGGCAGGCAATGGGGACGTGGGCGGAGTGGTGGGCAG GTGCGGGATGAATATCGTACAGACTACGATCCAG GTAGAGGTGGTTATGGAAAAATAGTCCAGAAAGAGTTGGAAGCCCAGAGGCAGTTAGTCGATTATGGTGCTGGATCGCTAGATTCATTTGCACCTGTCATGCAACCAAACT ATGGTAGGCAAGGTGGAAACTACGGTCAAGGGGGCTCCTACCGTGGCAGAG ATTACCCACGCAAGCGACATAGAGAAGATGACCGCCGTGGGTCAGATTTTCAAAGGAGAAAGTCAGACTTCGTGTATCGGAGAAATCCAGATAATGAACCCAGACCT GAAAAAAATCCGCGATTTCGGGAGAGCGGCGATTCAGACGAGGAGGATGATGATGATCGGAAGCGGTCGTCGTAG